The proteins below come from a single Triticum aestivum cultivar Chinese Spring chromosome 5D, IWGSC CS RefSeq v2.1, whole genome shotgun sequence genomic window:
- the LOC123119293 gene encoding protein Rf1, mitochondrial — translation MASSASSAALSALPFPTCFSSDDDSDDSDDAKPIPPPPVSAETCPPPPPQHQQKLRRWQLERECNMAMNALARAGDVDQVLAIFAELWAFGTGPGGASPPNVLCYNTLINALAEAGHVEEAHLVFDEMLAAGVAPNVSSLNILVKMYSCKPMQFDLAFNEIVRMRELGVEADAGTYSTLVTGLCRAGMVEEALGVLEWMREEGCPPMVQTYTPIVQQYCRKGLVEEAKKLMDRMEGGGCPPNIVTYNVLIRALCDATEFEEVRQVLMESRTEG, via the coding sequence atggcctcctccgcctcctctgcgGCTCTCTCCGCCCTCCCTTTTCCCACCTGCttctcctccgacgacgactccgacGACTCTGACGACGCCAAGCCCATCCCGCCTCCACCCGTATCGGCAGAGacctgccctcctcctcctccgcagcaTCAGCAGAAGCTGCGGCGATGGCAGCTGGAGCGCGAGTGCAACATGGCCATGAATGCCCTGGCGCGCGCGGGCGACGTCGACCAGGTGCTCGCCATCTTCGCAGAGCTCTGGGCTTTCGGAACTGGCCCGGGTGGTGCCTCGCCGCCCAACGTGCTCTGCTACAACACGCTCATCAACGCGCTGGCCGAAGCTGGTCACGTGGAGGAGGCCCACCTTGTGTTCGACGAAATGCTTGCAGCAGGGGTGGCGCCCAACGTGTCGTCCCTCAACATCCTTGTCAAGATGTATTCGTGCAAACCTATGCAGTTTGACCTCGCGTTCAATGAGATCGTCCGGATGCGAGAGCTTGGGGTGGAAGCCGACGCGGGCACGTACTCCACGCTCGTCACGGGGCTGTGCCGCGCGGGGATGGTCGAGGAGGCGTTGGGCGTGCTCGAATGGATGCGCGAAGAGGGGTGCCCTCCCATGGTGCAAACCTACACGCCCATTGTACAACAATATTGCCGCAAGGGCCTCGTCGAGGAGGCCAAGAAGCTGATGGACAGGATGGAAGGCGGCGGTTGCCCTCCAAACATAGTTACCTACAATGTTCTGATCAGGGCTTTGTGTGATGCCACCGAATTTGAGGAGGTCAGGCAAGTTTTGATGGAGAGTAGAACCGAAGGTTAG